One Colius striatus isolate bColStr4 chromosome 8, bColStr4.1.hap1, whole genome shotgun sequence genomic region harbors:
- the SFR1 gene encoding swi5-dependent recombination DNA repair protein 1 homolog gives MEEPVLDKLPSLCHTPKDCGTAALQGTSSRKQPMSAALRERLRKTRRSFNANFSVAKRLKIDTEEKDCADADRGCQPKTSTDCSTLQNGSENLESNSTGHTCFKSPLQPSGLCGSAENSDVLEVDLSQQQPLEQKVRLVKQVQEKEELLRRLRLVKMYRSKNNLSELQALIVKWRSSAQLMLYELQSAFSADGKKVSLTQLMDTFGLEDQLLHYSRAEEDFVDA, from the exons ATGGAAGAACCAGTGCTCGATAAATTGCCGTCTTTATGCCATACTCCAAAGGATTGTGGAACAGCAGCTTTACAGGGCACTAGTTCAAGGAAGCAG CCCATGAGTGCAGCTTTGAGGGAGCGATTAAGGAAAACCAGACGTTCGTTCAATGCTAATTTTTCGGTGGCAAAGCGGCTCAAAATagacactgaagaaaaagactGCGCTGATGCTGACAGAGGGTGCCAGCCAAAGACAAGTACAGATTGTTCCACGTTGCAAAATGGTTCTGAAAACTTGGAAAGCAACAGCACTGGACATACATGTTTCAAAAGTCCCCTACAGCCAAGTGGTCTCTGTGGATCAGCAGAGAATTCTGATGTTTTAGAGGTTGATCTTAGTCAGCAACAACCCCTGGAACAAAAAGTAAGGCTGGTGAAACAAGTGcaagagaaagaagaactgCTTCGAAGGCTCAGACTGGTTAAGATGTATCGATCTAAG AACAACTTGTCTGAACTGCAGGCTTTGATTGTGAAATGGAGAAGCAGCGCCCAGTTGATGTTGTATGAACTACAGTCTGCCTTTTCTGCAGATGGCAAGAAAGTGAGTCTCACCCAGCTCATGGATACTTTTGGATTAGAAGACCAGTTATTGCactacagcagagcagaggaagattTTGTAGATGCATAA